The sequence CAATTAGAAGAAATTAATGACCAAGAAGCTTTTAACCACCCAAATTGAAATATGGGGGCTAAAATTACGATTGATTCATCAACAATGATGAATAAAGCTTTTGAAGTAGTAGAAGCTTATCATTTATTTAAAACTGATCAAATTTTAACGGTCATTCATCCCGAATCAATCTTACATTCCGCTATTCAGTATCATGATAATACAATTATTGGCCAGATGTCTGTTCCCTCAATGCTGCAAGTACTGAGTTATTTTCTGTTTTATCCGGTGCGTCAAAATAGTCGACTATTTGAACCACTTAATTTTGACAATTTACTAACTCTGTCGTTCCAAAAAGCTGATTACCAGCGATGAAAAGCGTTACAATTAGCGCAAGAATGTTTAACTGAAAATAATTCAAAAGCGGTAGCTATGGTTAGCGCCAATGAAACGTTGCGAGAATTATTTATTAACAAGCAATTGCGGTTTTATCAAATTGTTAATTATGTTGAGTATTTTATGGCTCAAACGCCAGGCAAAAAACTTACTAATTATAAACAAATTAAAGAATTAAATGATAAGATTAGAATAATGATAGAAGCCTATTTTAAAAATAGGGTCCCGGGAAGTAATTAGCAAAGGAGTTAAAAAATGTCAGTTGGAATGATAATTTTAGGATTTGTAATTGGAATAATTATTTTATTAATTTTAGTTACAATTCACGAATTTGCCCATTTTATTATTGCTAAATTAGCGGGGGCTTATGTTTATGAATTTGCGATTGGTTTTGGACCAAAATTATTTAGCTGAGGAAAAAAGGAAACAAAGTACTCTTTACGGTTAATTCCTTTTGGAGGATATGTATATATCGCAAGTGAATTAGCCGATCCACCAAAGGGGCGCGAAGATGAAGTTGTCCCTGAGCAGCGAAAAATGGAAAATATTAAGCGCTGAAAAAAATTGTTGTTTATTGTTGCCGGAGCAATAATGAATTTTTTTATTGCTGTTTTTATTTTTACAATTTTATTTGCTTCGCTAGGTTATAAATCAAATGATATGACATATTGAGGAGCAACATATTCCCCACAAGGGGTAGCTTATCAAGCTTTCCAAGGAACACCGAACATAACAGAGGTTAATCAGGAAATTGTTATTTTGGATTATTGATTAGGAACTGATAAAGCTCAAATTGAACAAGCAGCAACTGACTATAATAATTGTCTTGCCGAAGGGAAAGAAAAATGTGATGATCCGGCAGGATTAACTGTTAGTCATTTGAGTAAAAATAATCAAATCCCGGATTATACAACTACAGTCTATAATTTTATTGATGTTTTAAAAAAACAATATGATAAAAATCCAGCACATAATGATGCGATTGTTTTTCGGATTCGAACAGTTAATGCTCATCACCAATTTAGTGGCCCATTATTGGAACCAACAGTTACTAGCGCTATTGGGTTTGATGCAAGTAAAGGACCTTATACTGTTGGGATTGCGGCCCCAAACCGAATTTTCACCTCAACATGACAAGGATACAGTTACGGTTGAAAAGAAACTTTTACCCAGTCTGTTTCAATCTTAAAATCATTTGGCTTATTATTTACTGGTCAATGAGGGCAATTATCTGGTCCAGTTGGGATTGCTAAAACAATGTCATCAATCTTAGATAATGGCGCGGTCCCATTTTTCCTATATGTCGCAATGTTATCAGCTAATTTATTTGTTTTAAACTTAATTCCAATTCCACCATTAGATGGTTATAAATTTTTGGAAACAGCAGTTGAAGGAATAATTATTAGTGGTAAAAAAGTTAATGGTCGCTATAAAATGTGATATTATCGTAAAGATGAAATAAAATTAGCGCAAGCAAAAACAAAATATCAGGACATTAATCCCAATTGACATTTACCAAATAAGGCGAAACTAATTATTAATATTACGGGCGCTGTTTTATTTATTTTATTATTTATAGGAATTACGATTAAAGATATCTTTTTCTAAAATACCAGGAGGACTAGCAAGATGGATCAACAATTAGAACGATTATTTTTAGCCAATAATTTAAAGTTTGATGACCAATATTTTATGGGGGCTAAAATTATTAAAAGTGAATATAGTACGACCGATAAAGTCTTTAAAGTAATCATTGCTGTCAATGATTTTTTGCCTGTTGATTTACTGCTAACTTTGGAAACAACATTGCTTAATAATTCGCAAATGCCAACCAAAGTAGGTTTTGAAGTTCTTAACAGAAGTTATCAATTAACCGACATTTTTAGCTATCTTGAATATATTCGCGTTAATAAATCAGAAGTTAAGCAAAGTTTTTTTGGAAAATTATCAAATGATCGGTTTACTTTAGTGGGGGAAGAATTATTAATTGCGGTTTACTCAGATAGTGAAAAAAAATTAGTAACAGAACATAGTATTTATTATCAAAAACAACTTCGTCGTTATGGTTTTGCCAATTTAACTTTAACTGTTAATCAAATTGAAACAGTTAATAATATTTTAGAACTTAATGAACAGGAATTACGCAAATATCAATCTTCCGCTTTAGCGTATGATGAAAAACAGCAAGATAATAAACCCTTAGTAACAGTTAAACCAAAGGTGGGAGGCTATACAAAAGCTAATCCACTTTCACCAACATATAAAAAGATTGTTGAAATTGATCAAGATACTCCTAATATTACGATTCATGGAGAAGTTTTTAATAAAGCACGAGTACAAACTGCTGCTAAAAAATATATTTATACAATTCAAATTACCGATAAAACTGATTCAATTGGGGTCAAATTTTTTTCGCGTGATGAACAACCAGATACAGCGATTGAAGAGTTAAAAAATGGTGATTGAATTAGTGTTTTTGGGGATATTCGTTATGATACTTATGCTAATGAACAAATGCTGTTTGCCAAAAAAATCACTAAATTAGAGGAAAAAAATGCCGAACGCCAAGATACAACTCCGGAAAAAAGAGTGGAATTACATTTACATACCAAAATGAGTACAATGGATGGTTTAATTGAAATTCCTAGTTTATTTAAAACCTTAAACAAATGAGAACATCAAGCAGTTGCTATTACAGATCATATTAATGTTCAAGCCTTCCCTGAAGTTTATAATACAAGTTTAAAATATCCCAATCTAAAGGTAATTTATGGGGTTGAAGCTGATGTTTTAGATAATAAAGTTTGATATGTTAAAAATCCTCACCATCATAATTTGAAAACAGCAAAATATGTTATTTTTGACTTGGAAACAACTGGTTTAAGTAGTGAGTATGATGAAATTATTGAATTTGGGGCAGTTGTTTATGATAGTAATACCGGTGAAAAAAAGGTTGTTAATCATTTATTTAAACCCTCAAAACCAATTTCACCTTTTACAACAGAATTAACGGGAATTACAAATGATCTTTTAGTTGATAAACCTAGTTTTATTGATAGCATTGATGATATTCTAGCTTATTTTCAAGATGCAATTTTAATTGCCCATAATGCCGAATTTGATATGGGATTTATTCAGTCATGGTTGCAAAAAGCGAACCGTCCAACAATTGATAATACGGTAATTGATACTTTACAATTAGCACGAATCTTAGAACCAAATCTAAAAAATTATCGCTTGGGAACAATTGCTCGTTGTTATAATGTTATTTATAATGAAGAAATTGCTCACCGTGGGGATTATGATGCTAATGTTTTATCAGAAATTTATGAATATCAATTACGAAAATTAACATCAGACTATAATATTACCTTTGATGATGAAATTGATCAAATTCATCAACCTTTAATTTATAATAAATTACGACCAAAACATGTTACGATTTTAGCAAAAAACCAACAAGGGTTAAAAGATTTATTTACGCTCGTTACTGAGGCTCATACAAAATATTTTTATGGTTCGCCAAAATTATTAAAAGATTGTCTTGCTCCTGTCCGAGCTAATTTATTAATTGGTTCAGGATGTGTTAATGGGGAAATTTTTGAGTTAGCCCGTAACAAATCAAAAGAAGAATTGCGATTAGCAATAGGTTTTTATGACTATATTGAAGTTCAACCGTTAAGTGTGTATAAACATTTAATTCAAATGGGGGATTTAACCCAAGAACGTTTAGAAATAATTGTTAAAGATATTATTACCATTGCAAAAGAAATGAATAAAATTGTTGTAGCAACGGGTGATGCCCACTATTTAAATCCTGAAGATAAAATTTTCCGGGAAGTATATATTCATGCAAAAGGAATTGGGGGCAAAGCCCATCCATTATATGACTATAAGCAACGGGTAAAAGATTATCCAGAACAATTTTTACGTACAACAGATGAAATGTTAAATGAATTTCAATTTTTACAAGACGAAAAGTTAGCCTATGAATTAGTTGTTACTAATTCAAAGCTAATTGCCCAACAAGTTGAAAAAGTGCAAGTCATTAAAGATAAACTATATACTCCTAAAATTGAAGGTAGTGATGAGTTATTACGAGCACTATGTTATAAAAATGCTCATCAAATTTATGGCGAACAATTGCCAGCAATTGTTGCTGAACGGTTAGAGCGAGAATTAACAGCAATTATTAAACATGGTTTTGCTGTTATTTATTGAATTGCTCATAAATTAGTTGATAAATCGCTCCAAGATGGTTACTTAGTTGGATCACGGGGAAGTGTTGGAAGTAGTTTCGTTGCAACAATGAGTAATATTACTGAAGTTAATCCGCTTCAACCCCATTACTTATGTAAAGAATGTTGCTATAGCGAATTTATTACTGATGGTAGTGTTCGCTGTGGTTATGATTTACCAAATAAAGTTTGTCCAAACTGTCAGCATCAATTATTTGGGGAAGGACATGATATTCCGTTTGAAACTTTCCTAGGGTTTGAAGCTGATAAAGTTCCCGATATTGATTTAAATTTTTCGGGGGAATACCAACCAATTGCCCATGATTTTACAAAAGAAATGTTTGGCGAAAAAAGCGTTTATCGTGCCGGAACAATTTCAACAGTTGCTGAAAAATCAGCTTATGGATATGTTAAAAGTTATTTTGAATTAAAAAATGCTTTACATTTAAAACGCAAAGCGGAAATTGAACGAATTGCGAAAGGATGTGAAGGGGTTAAACGAACAACTGGCCAACACCCCGGAGGAATTGTTGTTATTCCAAATGATTTTATTGTTGAAGAATTTACCCCAGTTAATTTTCCTGCCGATGATGTTAACTCAACGTGATTAACAACTCACTTTGATTTCCATGCTATTCATGATAATGTTTTAAAATTAGATATTTTAGGCCATGTTGATCCCACCGCATTACGAATGCTCCAAGATTTAACTGGGGTTGATCCAAAAACAATTCCAACAAATGACCCAAATGTTTTGAGTTTGTTTTGCAATTTAGATAGTTTAGCAATTACCCCTGATGATTTAAATGGCGAAAAAACCGGGGCAATTGGAATTCCTGAATTTGGGACAACTTTTGTCCGTAAAATGTTATTAGATACAAAACCACAATCATTTGCTGACTTAGTTCAAATTTCAGGGTTGTCACATGGAACCGATGTTTGATTAGGGAATGCCCAAGAGTTAATTCGGAACCAAGGTGTTAAAATTTCTGAGGTAATTGGTTGTCGTGATGACATTATGGTTAATTTAATTTATAAAGGACTACCAGCAAAAACAGCTTTTAAAATTATGGAAGATGTCCGAAAAGGAAAAGGCTTGCTACCAGAATATCAAGCCTTAATGTTAGAACACAATGTTGAACAATGATATATTGATTCATGTAATAAAATTAAATACATGTTTCCTAAGGCCCATGCAACAGCTTATGTTTTAATGGCTTGACGGGTAGCATGATTTAAAATCAATTATCCAGCGGAATATTATGCAACATATTTTTCAACGCGAACAGATGTTTTTGATATTAAAACAATCTTAAAAGGCCCTGAAACAATTAAACAAGTTGTTCAGGATATCCAACAACGGATGGATGTTAAAGATTTTAATTTTCAAAATAAACCATCGCAAAAAGAAAAAGATTTAATTCCAGTTTATGAAGTGGCCTTGGAAATGTATGGGCGGGGAATTAAAATGTTAAATATTAGTTTAGAAGATAGTGATAATAAAAATTTTAAAGTTGTAAAAGATGAAAATAATAATAAAATGATTTTACCACCATTTTCAGCGATTGATGGTTTAGGAGAAGCTGTTGGGGAAAGTATTATCCGCGCGCGATTAGAAAAACCTTTTATCTCAATTGCTGATTTACAAAAACGAACTAATATTACCAAAGCACATATGCAATCTTTTGAAGATTTAGGAACTTTAAATCATTTATCATTAGATGATCAAATTTCATTTAATTTTTAAGGAACGAACTATTCTTTCGGACTTTGTTTTATAATTAAAATAGTAGTAATACTCAGAAAAGGAGACATAATTATGGAAACTAAATCAGGATTTGTGGCAATTGTTGGGCGACCAAATGTTGGAAAATCAACGTTATTAAATAGTCTATTAGCCCAAAAGGTGGCAATTGTTTCGCCAAAAGCGCAAACAACTCGTAATCGGATTCAAGGAATTTATAATGATGATGAAGCGCAAATTGTTTTTATGGATACCCCTGGAATTCATAGTGCTCATCATGCAATGGGGAAATTTATGAACAAAGTGGCATTATCGTCAACAAAAGCCGCGGAGGTAATTTTGTTTTTAGTCCCAGCGAATGAATATATTGGTCAAAATGATCATTTTATTTTAAAGGCCTTAAAAGAGCGTAATGTTCCGGTAATTTTGGTAATTACTAAAATTGACTTGGTAACTAATGACCAGTTACTAGAAAAAATTGCTGCTTGAAAAGAACTTTATCAGTTTACTGAAATTATTCCAATTTCAGCTTTAAAAAATAATAATACTGACCGCTTATTAACGATTTTAAAAAGTCATTTAGAAGTTGGGCCAAAATATTATCCTGATGAAATGATTAGTGATCAACCAGAATTATTTTTAATTCGCGAAATTATTCGTGAGAAAATTCTTTTTTTAACGGAAGAAGAAGTCCCTCATAGTGTCGCAATTTTAATTGATAAATTAGAAGAAAAACCAACCCTATTAAAAATTATTGCCTCAATTTGTGTTGAACGTGATTCCCAAAAAAAAATTATTATTGGTAAAGGGGGGCAATTAATTAAAAAGATTGGAACGCAAGCTCGCGAAGAGCTAGAACAAATTTTAAATACAAAAATATATTTAGAATTATTTGTTAAAGTAGTTGATAAATGACGTGATAAACCATCAATGATTGCTCGCTTAGGATATAACAAAGAGAGTTACTAAGAATGGCTAATACTTTACAGGGACTTGTGATTAGTAAAATTAATTATAATGATTATGACCAAATTATCACAATTTTTTCGCGTGAAGAAGGGAAACTAAGTTTTTATGCCCCTGGGGTTCGAAAGGCAATTTCAAAAAACCAGTTTTCATTACAGTTATTTGCCACGAGTGAGTTTGAACTCTTTTTGTCCTACCATAAGAATAAAGTTAGTAAATTAAAAACTGGTGTTTTAATTAAAGATCGTAATTTATTAGCAAAAGATTATGATGATTATTTAGTTGCAACCTTAATGGTGGAAGTGCTTGACCAGGTAATTGAAGAGCGAACTGGTGATGATGAACTATATAATTTAATTACCAATAGTTTAGACCGGTTATTAAATAACAGTGATAATTTAATTATTGTAATTTTCTACTTATTTAAAATGCTGAAATGATATGGTTTACGTTGAGATTTTAGTAAATGTCAACGTTGTCACAAAAAAGAGGGAATTAAGACAATTTCTTTTATTGATCAAGGCTTGCTTTGTAGGGGTTGCATTACTGAAAAAGATTATCTTTTTTCAATTGGATTAATAAAAGAAATTATTTTATGACAAGACCACCAATTTACCGTCACAGCTTTTGATAATAAAACATTTGTGACAAATCAGGAATTAATGCTTTTATTTAAAATGCTATGTGAGTATTATTTAAATGTTGTTGGTATTTTTTCATATAGTATTAAAGAAATGGCTGACAAATCAATTTATTTTAAATAACAGCGCATAACATAGTATAATAAATCAGAAGGAATAGAATGGAGTTATTTTTAAATGAAATATTCGTTAGAAGAAGTTGTTAATCATCTTAAGACCCAAGGGTTTGTTTTTCCAGGAAGTGAGATTTATGGTGGTTTAGCTAATGCCTGGGATTTTGGTCCGTTAGGAATTGAAATTATTCGTAAATTGAAAAATTTATGATGAAAGTTTTTTGTCACAAAATCAAAATATAATGTTGGTTTAGATAGTGCAATTTTAATGAACAATAATGTTTGAAAAGCATCAGGGCATCTTGGCAATTTTTCTGACCCATTGTTAGATTGTAAAAAATGTCAAACAAGAATGCGCGCTGATAAGTTAATTGAAGAAAAATATCCTAACATTAATTGTGGGGGTTGAGATAATAAACAATTAACTGATTTTATTAACAACGAACAAATTGCTTGCCCACACTGTGGCGCGCATGATTTTACTGATATTCGTCAATTTCAATTAATGTTTCAAACAAACCAAGGGGTTTTGCAAGATGAAAAATCAATTGTCTATTTAAGACCAGAAACAGCCCAAGGAATTTTTGTTAACTTTAAAAATATTCAACGTTCATTGCGAAAAAAATTGCCATTTGGAGTTGGCCAAATTGGGAAGTCATTTCGAAATGAAATTACCCCTGGAAACTTCATTTTTCGTACGCGTGAATTTGAACAAATGGAATTAGAATTTTTCTATGATCCCGCTGATCAAACTGACTGATTTAGTTACTGAGTTCAACAAGTTAAAATTTTTTTAACAACAATCGGTTTAAAATCAGAGAATTATGTATTACGTGAGCATGACCCGAAAGAATTAGCCCATTATGCGAAAAGAACAATTGACATTGAATATAAATTTTCGTTTGGACAAGGGGAGTTATGAGGAATTGCTGACCGTGGCGATTTTGATTTAAAAAGTCATAGTGATTATAGTCATCAAAATTTAAGTTATCTAAATCCAGAAACAAACGAAAAAATTATTCCACATGTCATTGAACCTTCAGTGGGGGTTGGTCGTTTATTGTTAGCTTTATTAGCTGATAGTTATGAAGTTGAAAAAATTGGTGAAAATGATAGTCGGGTAGTTTTAAAATTATCACCATTATTAACACCATATCAAATTGCTGTTATTCCGTTAAGTAAACAATTGAATGAACAAGCATATCAATTGTATGAAACATTATTAAACGATTTTGATTGTACCTATGATGAAACAGGAAACATTGGTAAGCGTTATCGTCGTCAAGATGCAATTGGAACGCCATATTGTATTACCTATGATTTTGATAGTTTAACAGACAACGCAGTTACAATTCGTGATCGTGATACAATGGAACAAATTCGTCTGGCAATTAGCGAATTACCAGCTTATTTAAAAGAACATTTAAAATAACCAAAAAGAGGTGAGAACGTAATGGCCTTAATTAGTAATGAAAAAATTGAATCAATTCGTTCAAAAGTAAGTATTGTTGAAGTTTTATCAGAATATTTACAGTTAGAAAAACGGGGGCGAAATTTTTGGGCAGTTTGTCCATTTCACCAAGATTCCCATCCATCAATGAGTATTTCACCAGAAAAACAAATTTATCGGTGCTTTGCTTGTTCAGCGGGGGGGAATGTTTTTACTTTTCTGCAAGAATATAAAAATATTTCTTTTATTGAAGCTTTGAAAATTGTGGCGGAAAAAGCCAATGTTTCATTAACCGAACTCCAAAATTACCAAGAAGTTTCTCGTTATAGTGAGGAAGATAAAAAGATTTTTGCCATTAATGAATTGGCAAAAACCTTTTTTATGAATAATTTACAAACAAAAAAGGGACTCCTTGCTAAACAATATTTAGAAGAGCGTGATATTACCAATGAGGATATTTTGGCTTTTGACTTAGGTTATGCTGATAGTAACAGTCAAAGTTTATATAATTTTTTACTAAAAAAAGGTTATACAATTAATGAAATTGAACAAGCGGGGTTAGTGAATATTAATGGAAAAGGACAAATCTATGATTATTTTAATGATCGTGTAATGTTTCCAATCCATGATGATGAAAATAATATTATTGGTTTTTCTGGTCGTTTAGTGCAGGAAAAACCTAATTTACCAAAGTATTTAAATACTTTAGAAACAAAAGTCTTTAAAAAAGAACAAGTAATGTATAATTTCTACCGGGCAAAACCATTTATTAAAAAAAGTGGTAATTTGATTTTGCTTGAAGGTTATATGGATATTATTAGTTTAAACCGCATTGGAATTAAAAACACGGTTGCGTTAATGGGGACTAATTTAAGTGATTATCATATTAACGCAATGAAGAAAGTAACGCCAGAGTGTATTATTTTCTTAGATGGAGATTTACCAGGGGTTAAAGCAAGCTTAAAAGCAGCTGGGAAATTACTGGTCAATAATTTTAAAGTAAAAGTTGTTTATAATGAAACTGGTAAAGACCCTGATGAATTAGTTAAAGCCGGGGAAGAAGAATTTATTACTAAGATTATTACTGGCGCTAATTATCCAGTTAATTTTGCTATTAATTATTTTAGGGACAAATATAATTTGGAAGATGCCAACGAACTTGCTGAGTTTTTAACAATAGTTGGGAACTTAGTTAAAGTAATCCCTGATCCAATTGAAAAGGAACTCTCAATTAATAATTTAGCAAAAGTAACAAAATTATCGCCAACAGCAATTGCGGCAAAAATTGACAATTTAAAGAGTAATTTAAAACCAGTTAGTACAAAAGGGTCAAGCAAACCACCTGTGGTGGGGACAAAAACCTCTGCGCCAAGGGAGAAGGCAAATTATTTTATTCCCGATGAGCCTTCATCTGTGGAACCAATTAACCCACCAACTTCAAATGAAATTATCTTGTCTTGAAAGCCTTATCGGATTAAAAACTTAAAACGTTACACCTTAGCGGAAGAGAAAATGATTCTTCAACTATTATTTTCCCGGCAAGCAATGAATTTTTATCAGCTGAAAATTGGGGCATTAAATAATAATAATTATCGTTTAATTGCAAATGATATAATTGATTATTATAATAGACATTTAGCCGAAGAAAGTGTTAATATTAATATGTTGTGTGATGAGATTAATGACGGGCAGCTGAATGCAATTTTAATGACAATTCTTAATAAATCAACACTGAAAACTAAATATAATAAAAAAGCATTAGAGGATTATGCAATTCTAATTAATGATTATGCAAATGAAAAAGAAATTGAAATATTGCGGAAAAAAATGACTGAAGCAAGTACACTTGAGGAAAAACAAGTGATTTCCAATGAAGTTGATAATTTGAATCAACGATTAAAATTTAAGAAGGGGTAGATAAAATGGAATTAACAAAAAAAGAAGTTAAGGATATGCAAACATTTGAGGAATTCAAAGAATATGTTAGCAAATATCTGGAAGAAAATAATAATGAAATTGAACAAGAAAAATTATTAAGTTTAATTAATGATCATTTTGAAATTGATGATAACGATGTTGACGAATATTTTGAGGAATTACTAAGCAACGGAGTTGATTTTAGCGATGTGACAGGAATCGAAGAAGTTGAAGAACAACCAGAAAAACCAGTAAAAAAAGCGGCAGAGGAAAAAATTAAATATAAAGTTGGGGGAATATCAAACGAAACTAAAATTCAAGATATTATTAAAGCTTATTTTAATGTCCTAGGAACAAGTAAGATTTTAACGCGTGAAGAAGAGATTAAATATGCTAAAATGCTTGAATCAAAAGATGATGAAGAACGCAAATATGGTCGTGACAAATTAATTACTTCAAACTTAAAATTAGTTGTTTCGGTGGCCAGAAAACATTTAAACCGGGGATTAGATTTTTCGGATTTAATTGAAGAAGGTAATATTGGTTTAATGAAAGCCGTTGATAAATTTGACTATAAACGTGGGTTTAAGTTTTCAACTTATGCAACATGATGGATTCGTCAGGCAATTACCCGCGCAATTGCTGACCAAGCCCGAACAATTAGAATTCCTGTTCATATGGTCGAAACAATTAATAAATTAACAAGAATTGAGCGTCAGTTAACCCAAGAGTTAGGTCGTGAACCAAGTTTTGATGAAATTGCTGAAAGAATGGGGCAAGGAATGACTGGGGAAAAGGTTCGGGAAATTAAAAGATTATCAATTGAACCAGTATCATTAGAAAAACCAATTGGCGATGAAGATGATACCCATTTTGGTGATTTTGTTGATGACAAAGATATTTTTACCCCTGATGAATATGCGGAAAAAGAATCATTACGGGAAGTAATTGACGAAGTTTTTCATGAAATTTTATCAGCACGAGAAGAAAAAGTTATTCGTATGCGTTTTGGGATTTTACCAACAAAATTACGAACAGTGTTACGCCTAGCAAAAGAATGTGAAGATGAAACCTTCCCAGAGTTAGTTCAAACAATTAAAACGCTTGATATTCACTATGATACTCCAATTGAAAAAGTTCAGAGTCGTAAAAACAAATTAATTGATAAACATTTATCAAAATATGATTCACCAAAAACTTTAGAAGAAGTAGGGCGGGAATTTAAAGTTACAAGAGAACGAATTCGTCAAATTGAAGCTAAAACAATTCGCAAATTTAAACCAAATCAAGCAACATCAAAAGCAAAAGTATTAAAAGATTTCTTTAAAGGATAAGGTGGGGAACACTATGACTAAATTATCAGAGCGTTTATTGTTAATCGCCAAGCAAGTTAATAATAAAGATATTATTTGTGATATTGGGACAGACCATGGTTTAGTACCAATTTATTTAGCGAAAGGTAATTTAATCACAAAAGCATATGCTTGCGATATCGCACCAAAGCCGCTTCAACAAGCAATTGACAATATTAAAAAATATGACGTTGAAGAAGTTATCACTCCAATTTTAGCTGATGGCTTAAATGGGGTTAAAGGGATAAAAATTGATTCATGTATTATTGCCGGGATGGGAAGTAGTACTATTTTTGATATTCTTCAAGAAGATCAAACAACAATTGGTCGTTATATTTTTTGTCCAAATGATGATCCTTATTTATTACGTCAATGGGTTAAAGACCAAAAATATTTTATTGAAAAAGAACTATTAATTAAAGAAAATAATTATATTTACGAAATTATTGTTGTTAATAAAGTGGCCGGTCACAAAGTCAAATCACAAAAAGATATTGCCTTTGGTGTTTTATTACACAAAGAGCAAAGCGCTTTATTTAATGAAAAGTGATTATTAAAAAGTGATTATTATCAAACCTTATTGGGGCAATTACCAGAAAAAAGTCAGCGTTATAAAGAATTAAAAAAGAAATTAAAATTAATTAATAAGATGATTTAACATGCAAGCGAAAGAAATTTTTAAAATAATTGAAGCTGACTTCCCCTTGCGATGAGCAGAAAAATGAGATCATTGTGGGCATCAATATGGTAAGCAAACAATTGCTGTTAATAAAATCATGGTGGCCCTTGATTTGACAACAGCAGTTATTAACGAGGCAATTAAAACAAAGGCTAATTTAATAATTACGCATCATCCTTTTGTTTTTGAAAAATTAAAAAAAGAACAAAAGGTACCCTATAAAAATAAAATTTTTAAGTTATTAGATGAAAATAATATTATCGTCTATGCAACGCATACTAATTTTGACGGTAAAATGAATGAAGCGATTTTAGCAACCCTAGCGGGAGAAGAGATTCATAGCTTTACAAAAAATGATCATATCTTAAAAGTGGCGACAATTAACACAACCGCTAACCTAATTAGTGATAATTTAAAAA is a genomic window of Spiroplasma syrphidicola EA-1 containing:
- a CDS encoding Nif3-like dinuclear metal center hexameric protein, producing MQAKEIFKIIEADFPLRWAEKWDHCGHQYGKQTIAVNKIMVALDLTTAVINEAIKTKANLIITHHPFVFEKLKKEQKVPYKNKIFKLLDENNIIVYATHTNFDGKMNEAILATLAGEEIHSFTKNDHILKVATINTTANLISDNLKNLFEIDVVQHNLPDFNQKISTVAICAGAGGSYLNSLPAEIDLFITGEVKWTEWVIANEKNLNVICFNHYMENYYTKIFTQYLIEKFPDLTISSYKIKNIINYR